One Halarcobacter ebronensis genomic window carries:
- the yidC gene encoding membrane protein insertase YidC has protein sequence MNNLNQNNGMQKRMLIMTLVVFVFFIAYEFLVLKPQQEARAKQAEVEKQQSQNAAPDVTTTDTSIQGAPTNNNMSNSISSLSSKAVGSSDIITTITTAKNRILIDRLGRVAQVTLLQSIYKDEEGKEIKLFEADQLRPLEVRFANTDINNKAFEVNYTTTAEVVDATKNVQKFTLTQDIDGLVLTKDFTVYPDGHYDLKVKTSQKEQFFITNGFRPNVLADMYADHGVYVKQNDGTMELTSDEKLDKIKSYTGIKFVSNFDRYYATVIYNFDKSLQVSLMPDSEQNPQAFVHAQGEIDFSGYMGPKNFNDLKALNPQLTDVIEYGWFTFIAKPMFTFLQFVHTYVGNWGWTIVILTIIIKLILYPLSYKGMVSMQKLKDLAPKMKEIQTKYKDDKQKQSMHMMELYKKHGANPMGGCLPLLLQIPVFFAIYRVLLNSIELKGAEWILWIHDLAEMDPYYVLPILMGVSMFIQQKITPNTMQDETQKKIFQMLPIIFTFFFLWFPAGLTLYWFTNNLFTIGQQYSINKIFERQRAAKK, from the coding sequence ATGAATAATCTTAATCAGAATAATGGTATGCAAAAAAGAATGTTAATAATGACACTTGTTGTATTTGTGTTTTTTATAGCTTATGAATTTTTGGTTTTAAAACCGCAACAAGAAGCAAGAGCTAAACAAGCAGAAGTTGAAAAACAACAAAGTCAAAATGCAGCTCCTGATGTTACAACAACAGATACATCAATTCAAGGTGCACCAACAAATAATAATATGAGTAACTCTATCTCAAGTCTTTCAAGTAAAGCAGTTGGTAGTTCAGATATTATTACAACAATTACAACAGCAAAAAATAGAATTTTAATTGATAGATTAGGAAGAGTTGCACAAGTAACACTTTTACAAAGTATCTATAAAGATGAAGAGGGTAAAGAGATTAAGCTTTTTGAAGCAGATCAGTTAAGACCCCTTGAAGTTAGATTTGCAAATACAGATATAAATAATAAAGCCTTTGAAGTTAATTATACAACAACAGCAGAGGTTGTTGATGCAACAAAAAATGTTCAAAAATTTACTTTGACACAAGATATTGATGGTTTAGTTTTAACTAAAGATTTTACAGTTTATCCTGATGGTCACTATGACTTAAAAGTTAAAACATCACAAAAAGAGCAGTTTTTTATCACAAATGGATTTAGACCAAATGTATTAGCTGATATGTATGCAGATCATGGTGTTTATGTTAAACAAAATGATGGAACAATGGAATTAACTTCAGATGAAAAATTGGACAAAATTAAATCATATACTGGAATTAAATTTGTATCAAACTTTGATAGATATTATGCAACAGTAATTTATAACTTTGATAAATCTCTTCAAGTTTCACTTATGCCTGATAGTGAACAAAATCCTCAAGCGTTTGTTCATGCTCAAGGGGAGATTGATTTCTCAGGTTATATGGGACCAAAAAACTTTAATGATTTAAAAGCTTTAAATCCACAATTAACTGATGTTATTGAGTATGGTTGGTTTACATTTATTGCAAAACCAATGTTTACATTCTTACAGTTTGTTCACACTTATGTTGGTAACTGGGGTTGGACAATTGTTATTCTTACAATTATCATTAAGCTTATTTTATATCCATTATCATACAAAGGTATGGTATCTATGCAAAAGCTTAAAGATTTAGCTCCAAAAATGAAAGAGATTCAAACTAAATATAAAGATGATAAACAAAAACAATCTATGCATATGATGGAGTTGTATAAGAAGCACGGTGCAAACCCAATGGGTGGATGTTTACCACTACTTTTACAAATCCCAGTATTCTTTGCAATCTATAGGGTTTTATTAAATTCAATTGAGTTAAAAGGTGCAGAGTGGATTTTATGGATTCATGACTTAGCTGAAATGGATCCATATTATGTATTACCAATTTTAATGGGTGTATCTATGTTTATCCAACAAAAAATTACACCAAATACAATGCAAGATGAAACACAAAAGAAAATTTTCCAAATGTTGCCAATTATATTTACGTTCTTCTTCTTGTGGTTCCCAGCTGGATTGACACTTTATTGGTTTACAAACAACTTGTTTACAATTGGTCAACAATATAGCATTAATAAAATTTTTGAGAGACAAAGAGCTGCTAAAAAGTAG
- the yidD gene encoding membrane protein insertion efficiency factor YidD has protein sequence MKTLIKLLIRFYQKYLSVISFGSCRYYPTCSNYAIWQIENNTFFKAIYFTILRILKCNQLFDGGFDYPVVTKVVKHNNINFKKIKVKYWFVPIANNKYLIVKNREWKSSNE, from the coding sequence ATGAAAACCCTAATTAAACTTTTAATTAGATTTTATCAAAAATATCTATCTGTCATATCATTTGGTAGTTGCAGATATTATCCAACTTGTTCCAATTATGCAATCTGGCAAATAGAGAACAATACTTTTTTTAAGGCAATTTATTTTACAATATTGCGCATATTAAAATGTAATCAACTTTTTGATGGTGGGTTTGATTATCCAGTAGTAACAAAAGTTGTAAAACATAATAATATCAATTTTAAAAAGATAAAAGTTAAGTATTGGTTTGTGCCAATAGCTAACAATAAATACCTCATAGTAAAAAATCGGGAGTGGAAGAGTAGTAATGAATAA